One Salarias fasciatus chromosome 22, fSalaFa1.1, whole genome shotgun sequence DNA segment encodes these proteins:
- the LOC115409101 gene encoding zinc finger protein 429-like isoform X2 — MESLKEFISQRLHAAAAEILGAVVKNVSDLEEQTVRLKEENQRLRSLLDIIVKSTEAREPKIIRRPDETSRRPAPHKQAKVLPTCGPLKPKSKCLFASREDLLKVQDANGNCPYCIKKLAANEAHLLNRHYSRAIHFISGGTEKFVIPCMCKDKIQGRSHWHCPCCQKIIYRTCNFEAHLSKMHGYATQHQHKDGGQFTNTSQPSAPETEANHEPIDQQQLEQLEQHTMLMLQVKQESNQATDPQVQVAGEQFQNADSQTGGQSLEMDFSEVSANSVVFVDSFIQDLSEITSLHNYTKCGQPTVTDAECQTSASVKCQDPPGKRGVAETVCNSQTEGSTQLPSNHNPTGSHSCKVCGKLFSHLYSLKAHAQNHAMDNKPTCGVCGKCPKPAESLTQHLLSHSKRNKCVRCRKEFSSSSRLKRHMMFHRAKVSNASGKDLQV, encoded by the exons ATGGAGTCGCTGAAGGAGTTTATCTCTCAGCGGCTTCACGCCGCCGCAGCGGAGATCCTGGGTGCTGTGGTGAAAAACGTGTCGGACTTGGAGGAGCAGACGGTCCGTCTgaaggaggagaaccagagactcCGCTCCCTGCTGGACATCATCGTAAAGTCCACCGAGG CCAGGGAGCCGAAGATAATCCGCCGTCCCGATGAAACCTCACGAAGACCAGCACCGCACAAACAAGCCAAGGTTCTTCCGACCTGCGGACCTCTGAAGCCCA AGTCGAAGTGTCTCTTCGCCTCTCGTGAAGACCTCCTGAAGGTGCAGGACGCGAATGGGAACTGTCCCTACTGCATCAAGAAGCTCGCAGCCAACGAGGCGCACCTGCTCAACAGGCATTACTCACGGGCCATTCATTTCATCTCAGGAGGAACAG aGAAGTTTGTCATACCCTGCATGTGCAAAGATAAGATCCAGGGCAGAAGTCACTGGCACTGCCCCTGCTGCCAAAAGATCATTTATCGGACATGTAACTTCGAGGCTCACCTGTCTAAAATGCACG GTTATGCGACGCAGCACCAGCACAAAGATGGCGGTCAGTTCACAA ACACCAGCCAGCCCTCTGCCCCTGAGACTGAGGCAAATCATGAACCCATCGAtcaacagcagctggagcagctggagcagcacacCATGCTGATGCTTCAAGTTAAGCAGGAATCGAATCAAG CGACAGATCCACAAGTGCAAGTCGCTGGTGAGCAGTTCCAGAATGCGGATAGTCAGACGGGAGGACAGAGTCTGGAGATGGACTTCAGTGAAGTGTCGGCCAACAGCGTGGTGTTCGTGGACAGTTTCATTCAAGATCTCAGTGAGATCACAAGTCTGCACAACTACACGAAGTGCGGTCAGCCGACGGTAACTGATGCCGAGTGTCAAACGTCTGCGAGTGTGAAATGTCAAGACCCTCCTGGAAAACGCGGCGTTGCAGAAACTGTTTGCAACAGCCAGACTGAAGGATCAACCCAGCTGCCTTCCAATCACAATCCCACAGGTTCCCACAGCTGTAAGGTCTGTGGGAAGCTTTTCTCTCACCTGTACAGCCTGAAGGCGCACGCGCAAAATCACGCCATGGACAACAAACCCACCTGTGGAGTTTGCGGGAAATGTCCGAAGCCTGCAGAAAGTTTAACCCAACACCTTCTGAGCCACTCAAAGAGAAACAAGTGCGTCCGCTGTAGGAAAGAGTTCTCTTCTAGCTCGCGTCTGAAACGCCACATGATGTTTCACAGAGCAAAAGTATCGAATGCTTCAGGCAAAGATCTTCAGGTGTGA
- the LOC115409101 gene encoding zinc finger protein 429-like isoform X1: MESLKEFISQRLHAAAAEILGAVVKNVSDLEEQTVRLKEENQRLRSLLDIIVKSTEAAREPKIIRRPDETSRRPAPHKQAKVLPTCGPLKPKSKCLFASREDLLKVQDANGNCPYCIKKLAANEAHLLNRHYSRAIHFISGGTEKFVIPCMCKDKIQGRSHWHCPCCQKIIYRTCNFEAHLSKMHGYATQHQHKDGGQFTNTSQPSAPETEANHEPIDQQQLEQLEQHTMLMLQVKQESNQATDPQVQVAGEQFQNADSQTGGQSLEMDFSEVSANSVVFVDSFIQDLSEITSLHNYTKCGQPTVTDAECQTSASVKCQDPPGKRGVAETVCNSQTEGSTQLPSNHNPTGSHSCKVCGKLFSHLYSLKAHAQNHAMDNKPTCGVCGKCPKPAESLTQHLLSHSKRNKCVRCRKEFSSSSRLKRHMMFHRAKVSNASGKDLQV; this comes from the exons ATGGAGTCGCTGAAGGAGTTTATCTCTCAGCGGCTTCACGCCGCCGCAGCGGAGATCCTGGGTGCTGTGGTGAAAAACGTGTCGGACTTGGAGGAGCAGACGGTCCGTCTgaaggaggagaaccagagactcCGCTCCCTGCTGGACATCATCGTAAAGTCCACCGAGG CAGCCAGGGAGCCGAAGATAATCCGCCGTCCCGATGAAACCTCACGAAGACCAGCACCGCACAAACAAGCCAAGGTTCTTCCGACCTGCGGACCTCTGAAGCCCA AGTCGAAGTGTCTCTTCGCCTCTCGTGAAGACCTCCTGAAGGTGCAGGACGCGAATGGGAACTGTCCCTACTGCATCAAGAAGCTCGCAGCCAACGAGGCGCACCTGCTCAACAGGCATTACTCACGGGCCATTCATTTCATCTCAGGAGGAACAG aGAAGTTTGTCATACCCTGCATGTGCAAAGATAAGATCCAGGGCAGAAGTCACTGGCACTGCCCCTGCTGCCAAAAGATCATTTATCGGACATGTAACTTCGAGGCTCACCTGTCTAAAATGCACG GTTATGCGACGCAGCACCAGCACAAAGATGGCGGTCAGTTCACAA ACACCAGCCAGCCCTCTGCCCCTGAGACTGAGGCAAATCATGAACCCATCGAtcaacagcagctggagcagctggagcagcacacCATGCTGATGCTTCAAGTTAAGCAGGAATCGAATCAAG CGACAGATCCACAAGTGCAAGTCGCTGGTGAGCAGTTCCAGAATGCGGATAGTCAGACGGGAGGACAGAGTCTGGAGATGGACTTCAGTGAAGTGTCGGCCAACAGCGTGGTGTTCGTGGACAGTTTCATTCAAGATCTCAGTGAGATCACAAGTCTGCACAACTACACGAAGTGCGGTCAGCCGACGGTAACTGATGCCGAGTGTCAAACGTCTGCGAGTGTGAAATGTCAAGACCCTCCTGGAAAACGCGGCGTTGCAGAAACTGTTTGCAACAGCCAGACTGAAGGATCAACCCAGCTGCCTTCCAATCACAATCCCACAGGTTCCCACAGCTGTAAGGTCTGTGGGAAGCTTTTCTCTCACCTGTACAGCCTGAAGGCGCACGCGCAAAATCACGCCATGGACAACAAACCCACCTGTGGAGTTTGCGGGAAATGTCCGAAGCCTGCAGAAAGTTTAACCCAACACCTTCTGAGCCACTCAAAGAGAAACAAGTGCGTCCGCTGTAGGAAAGAGTTCTCTTCTAGCTCGCGTCTGAAACGCCACATGATGTTTCACAGAGCAAAAGTATCGAATGCTTCAGGCAAAGATCTTCAGGTGTGA
- the LOC115409098 gene encoding serine/threonine-protein phosphatase 6 regulatory ankyrin repeat subunit A-like yields MRSERASRVCIVVLEEVEEDEPSSSSPPPRPKYSPDRRSHHASRKAAAQDDKPSLLKAIFNVDPDEVRSLIFKKEDVNIQDNEKRTPLHAAAYLGDAEIIELLILSGARVNAKDNKWLTPLHRAVASCSEDAVAVLLKHSADVNARDKNWQTPLHVAASNKAVRCAEALVPLLSNVNVSDRAGRTALHHAAFSGHVEMVKLLLSRGANINAFDKKDRRAIHWAAYMGHLEVVKFLVASGAEVDCKDKKAYTPLHAAASSGMSSTVHYLLGLGVHVNEVNAYGNTPLHLACYNGQDVVVGELIEAGANVNQVNERGFSALHFASSSRQGALCQELLLAHGAHINMQSKDGKTPLHMAATHGRFSCSQALIQNGAEIDCEDKSRNTALHIAARYGHELIITALIKHGANTAKRGVHGMFPLHLAALSGFSDCCRKLLSSGFVIDTPDDFGRTCLHAAAAGGNLECLNLLLNIGADFNRKDNFGRAPLHYASANCNYQCVFALVGSGASVNELDQRGCSPLHYAAAADMDGKCVEYLLRNDADPAVKDKQGFSAVHYASAYGRTLCLELMASETPLDVLMETSGTDMMSDAESQAPVSPLHLAAYHGHCGALEVLLSSLLDVDVRSPEGRTPLSLASSRGHQECVSLLLHHGASPMTRDYIHKKTAIHAAAMNGHPECLRLLVTNTDQHINVDAQDTNGQTPLMLAVLSGHTECVFSLLGQGASVESQDRWGRTALHRGAVTGQEECVEALLQRGASVCVKDIRGRSPLHLASACGRVGVLGALLQTSGSSHTQTHLTDGQGYTPLHWACYNGYDACVEVLLDQEVFRKIKGNLFSPLHCAVMNDNEGVAEMLIDCLGADIVNSTDSKGRTPLHAAAFSDRVECVSLLLSHGAQANTADTHTRRTPLMMAALNGQTNAVEVLVSSAKADLALQDTERNTALHLACSKGHETSALLILEKTSDRNLINCTNAALQTPLHVAARKGLTVVVQELLGKGASVLAVDENGYTPALACAPNRDVADCLALILNSMMPTSPMVTIAALPALSLNQTVINHHPTSNHISKGVAFDAPPPLRPDHASYCRPERPLSSVSADDELNDSDSETY; encoded by the exons ATGCGGTCAGAGCGGGCTAGCCGTGTGTGTATCGTGGTGCTggaggaggtagaggaggatgagccctcctcttcatccccacCTCCTCGGCCTAAATATTCCCCAGACCGCAGATCCCATCATGCCTCTCGAAAGGCGGCCGCTCAGGATGACAAG CCATCTCTGTTAAAAGCCATCTTCAACGTGGACCCAGATGAAGTTCGCTCCCTCATATTCAAGAAAGAGGATGTCAACATTCAG GACAATGAGAAGCGGACGCCGCTGCACGCCGCAGCCTATCTGGGAGATGCAGAGATCATTGAACTGCTCATCCTCTCAG gaGCCCGAGTTAATGCCAAAGATAACAAGTGGTTGACTCCTCTTCACCGAGCAGTGGCTTCTTGTAGCGAG GATGCGGTGGCCGTGCTGCTGAAGCACAGTGCGGATGTTAACGCTCGGGACAAGAACTGGCAGACGCCGCTCCACGTGGCAGCTAGCAACAAGGCGGTCCGCTGCGCCGAGGCTCTGGTCCCGCTGCTCAGCAACGTCAACGTGTCTGACCGTGCGGGCCGCACCGCCCTGCACCACGCTGCCTTCAGCGGTCACGTAGAG atggtgaagctgctgctgtccagaggGGCCAACATCAACGCCTTCGACAAGAAGGACAGGAGAGCCATCCACTGGGCAGCGTACATGG GTCACCTGGAGGTGGTGAAGTTCTTGGTGGCCAGCGGCGCCGAGGTGGACTGTAAAGACAAGAAGGCATACACACCACTACATGCTGCCGCGTCCAGCGGCATGAGCAGCACAGTGCACTACCTGCTGGGCCTCGGCGTCCAC GTAAATGAAGTGAATGCCTATGGCAACACGCCGCTCCACCTGGCCTGCTACAACGGACAGGACGTGGTGGTCGGCGAGCTCATCGAAGCCGGAGCCAACGTcaaccag GTGAACGAGAGAGGCTTCTCTGCTCTCCACTTTGCTTCCTCCTCCCgccagggggcgctgtgccAGGAGCTGCTTTTGGCCCACGGAGCTCACATCAATATGCAG AGTAAGGACGGTAAGACTCCCCTCCATATGGCAGCTACACATGGAAGGTTCTCCTGCTCCCAGGCGCTCATTCAAAATG GAGCCGAAATCGATTGTGAggacaaaagcagaaacactgcCCTTCACATTGCTGCGCGCTACGGCCATGAACTCATCATCACAGCGCTCATCAAGCACGGAGCCAACACCGCCAA AAGAGGCGTTCATGGGATGTTCCCGCTCCACCTGGCAGCTCTCAGCGGCTTCTCGGATtgctgcaggaagctgctgtcCTCAG GGTTTGTCATAGACACCCCTGATGACTTTGGAAGGACCTGTCTCCATGCTGCTGCGGCTGGAGG AAATCTGGAGTGTCTGAACCTGCTTTTGAACATCGGAGCCGACTTTAACAGGAAAGACAATTTCGGAAG GGCTCCGCTACACTATGCATCGGCCAACTGTAACtaccagtgtgtgtttgccctggtGGGCTCCGGGGCGAGTGTGAATGAGCTGGACCAGCGGGGCTGCAGCCCTCTGCATTACGCCGCCGCTGCTGACATGGATGGAAA GTGCGTGGAGTACCTGTTGAGGAACGACGCCGATCCAGCGGTGAAAGACAAGCAGGGTTTCAGTGCGGTGCACTACGCCTCGGCGTATGGACGCACGCTCTGCCTGGAGCTG atgGCGAGTGAGACACCTCTTGACGTG TTAATGGAGACATCAGGAACAGATATGATGAGCGATGCGGAGAGCCAGGCCCCCGTCAGTCCGCTCCATCTGGCG GCGTACCACGGTCACTGTGGAGCGTTGGAGGTACTGCTGTCATCCTTGCTGGACGTGGACGTCCGCAGCCCGGAGGGGCGTACGCCCCTCAGTCTGGCAAGCTCCAGGGGTCACCAGGAGTGtgtgtccctgctgctgcaccaCGGGGCCTCTCCGATGACCCGGGACTACATCCACAAGAAGACGGCCATACACGCTGCAG CTATGAACGGCCACCCGGAGTGCCTGCGCCTGCTCGTGACCAACACCGACCAACACATCAACGTGGACGCACAAGACACTAAtggaca GACTCCTCTGATGTTGGCGGTGCTGAGCGGACACACGGAGTGTGTGTTCTCCCTGCTCGGTCAGGGAGCTAGCGTGGAGAGTCAGGACCGCTGGGGCAGAACGGCGCTGCACCGAGGG GCTGTGACGGgccaggaggagtgtgtggaggccctCCTCCAGCGTGGGGCCAGCGTGTGCGTGAAAGACATCCggggccgctcgccgctccacCTGGCGTCCGCCTGCGGCCGCGTGGGAGTCCTGGGCGCCCTGCTGCAGACCTCCGgctcctcacacactcagacacacctCACCGACGGCCAGGGATACACGCCGCTGCACTGGGCCTGCTACAACG GATACGATGCGTGTGTGGAGGTGCTTCTGGATCAGGAAGTGTTCAGGAAGATCAAAGGAAACCTGTTCAGCCCGCTGCACTGCGCTGT CATGAACGACAACGAGGGAGTGGCCGAGATGCTGATCGACTGTCTGGGTGCAGATATTGTCAACAGCACGGACTCGAAGGGCAG GACGCCGCTTCACGCCGCGGCCTTTTCTGACCGCGTGGAGTGTGTGTCCCTCCTCCTGAGTCACGGAGCTCAGGCAAACAccgccgacacacacactcgcaggaCGCCGCTCATGATGGCAGCGCTGAACGGCCAGACGAACGCCGTGG AGGTGCTGGTGAGCAGCGCCAAAGCAGACTTGGCGCTGCAGGACACGGAAAGAAACACGGCTCTGCATCTGGCCTGCAGCAAG ggTCACGAGACGAGCGCCTTGTTGATTCTGGAGAAAACCAGCGACAGGAATCTCATCAACTGCACCAACGCGGCGCTCCAGAC GCCTCTGCATGTCGCGGCCAGGAAGGGCCTGACTGTGGtggtccaggagctgctgggtAAAGGCGCCAGCGTGTTGGCGGTGGACGAGAACG gttaCACTCCCGCTTTGGCCTGCGCCCCCAACCGCGACGTCGCCGACTGCTTGGCGCTCATCCTCAACTCCATGATGCCCACCTCGCCGATGGTCACCATCGCGGCGCTGCCCGCCCTCTCGCTCAACCAGACCGTCATCAACCACCACCCCACCTCCAACCACATCTCCAAGGGCGTGGCCTTCgacgccccgccccctctgagGCCCGACCACGCCTCCTACTGCAGGCCCGAGCGCccgctctcctccgtctccgccgACGACGAACTGAACGACTCGGACTCGGAGACATACTGA
- the btd gene encoding biotinidase: MSLRERLLFLLGCVSWAAGGAADSSYIAAVYEHRVVLNPEPRVPLSRRDALQLLERNLEIYEQQAARAALQGAQILVFPEDGLHGFNYTRSSISGFLETIPDPQRESWNPCTQPGRYNNTEVLQRLSCMARRHNLYLVANMPDLQPCPLPTAPSAPCPADGHWQFNTNVVFSSDGLLVARYHKNNLYFEDAFDTPPQTEVITFDTPFAGTFGLIICFDILFHDPTITLVERGVRQLIFPAAWMNQLPLLDLIQFQRAFSLGHNVTLLGVNIRSDPLIMTGSGIYTPFSATYHHAAKGDPEEGRLIVARVPRLDPLWEGGARPGVAVDAPETGCCRADGCDEPSAVPASLRDPSFTSSMMHDPFKFVLLEETEGRLEVCDGAFCCRLQYRQLPQSGSTELYALGAFAGTHVVNGRYAVQVCALVRCARTEPGTCGQEVEEARTKMDFVLEGTFQTRYVYPSVLASRMVLEQPERLERTAEGRVTMKHSNMTGGLVTACLYGRMYHLDNE; this comes from the exons ATGTCTCTCAGAGAACGACTGTTGTTTCTGCTCGGTTGTGTTTCTTGGGCTGCCGGTGGAGCGGCGGACTCCTCGTACATCGCTGCCGTGTACGAGCACCGGGTGGTCCTGAACCCGGAGCCCCGGGTCCCCCTGTCCCGCCGCGAtgccctgcagctcctggagcggAACCTGGAGATCTACGAGCAGCAGGCTGCACGAGCTGCGCTGCAG GGCGCACAGATCCTGGTATTTCCTGAAGATGGTCTGCACGGTTTCAACTACACTCGTTCGTCCATCTCTGGCTTCCTGGAAACCATCCCCGACCCGCAGCGGGAGAGCTGGAATCCCTGCACGCAGCCGGGCAGATACAATAACACTGAG GTTCTCCAGCGGCTGAGCTGCATGGCCCGCCGTCACAACCTTTACCTGGTGGCCAACATGCCCGACCTGCAGCCCTGTCCCCTGCCGACGGCGCCCTCCGCCCCCTGTCCCGCTGATGGACACTGGCAGTTCAACACCAACGTGGTTTTCAG CTCAGACGGCCTGCTGGTGGCGCGCTACCATAAAAATAACCTCTACTTCGAGGACGCCTTTGACACGCCGCCACAGACTGAAGTCATAACGTTCGACACGCCTTTCGCCGGGACGTTTGGCCTCATCATCTGCTTCGACATCCTGTTCCATGACCCCACGATCACCCTGGTGGAGAGg GGCGTTCGTCAGCTGATCTTCCCCGCAGCCTGGATGAaccagctccccctgctggattTGATCCAGTTCCAGCGCGCCTTCAGTCTGGGCCACAACGTTACCCTGCTGGGCGTCAACATTCGTAGCGACCCGCTCATCATGACGGGAAGCGGCATCTACACCCCCTTCTCTGCCACCTACCACCACGCCGCCAAAGGCGACCCAGAGGAGGGGCGGCTGATCGTGGCCAGGGTGCCACGGTTAGACCCCCTGTGGGAGGGAGGGGCGAGACCAGGCGTAGCCGTGGACGCTCCGGAGACTGGATGCTGCCGCGCAGATGGCTGCGACGAGCCGTCCGCCGTCCCCGCTTCCCTCCGGGACCCCTCCTTCACCTCGTCCATGATGCACGACCCGTTTAAGTTTGTCctcctggaggagacggagggcaGACTCGAAGTCTGCGACGGCGCTTTTTGCTGCCGCCTGCAGTACAGGCAGCTGCCGCAGAGCGGCAGCACCGAGCTCTACGCTCTCGGCGCTTTCGCCGGAACGCACGTCGTTAACGGGCGCTACGCCGTGCAG GTGTGTGCGCTGGTCCGCTGTGCACGGACGGAGCCCGGCACCTGCGGGCAGGAGGTGGAAGAAGCCCGGACCAAGATGGACTTTGTGCTGGAGGGAACCTTTCAGACCAGATACGTCTACCCATCAGTCTTAGCCAGCCGGATGGTTCTGGAGCAGCCAGAGCGCCTGGAGAGAACCGCGGAGGGAAGAGTGACCATGAAGCACTCGAACATGACGGGCGGCCTGGTCACTGCCTGTCTGTACGGCCGGATGTACCACCTGGACAACGAGTGA
- the LOC115409102 gene encoding distal membrane-arm assembly complex protein 1, with translation MSAAPEQGGGGADAPLSKPQELLKTCWSCRVISGGGLVLAGAYVYSAATKVMRRGGPASMGLVAQITFAASLAAWGIVILTDPVGKSHRVGEEPPSTGR, from the exons atgtcagcagctccagagcagggaggaggaggagcagacgcCCCCCTGTCCAAAccccaggagctgctgaagacctgctggagctgccgGGTGATCTCCGGCGGGGGGCTCGTCCTGGCCGGAGCTTATGTCTACAGTGCAGCGACGAAAGTCATGCGGAGGGGAGGACCCGCCTCCATGGGGCTCGTGGCACAGATCACATTTGCTGCAA GCCTGGCTGCGTGGGGGATTGTAATCCTCACAGACCCGGTGGGGAAGTCACACAGGGTGGGAGAAGAGCCTCCATCAACTGGACGATGA